One window of the Colletotrichum destructivum chromosome 6, complete sequence genome contains the following:
- a CDS encoding Putative alpha/Beta hydrolase, which produces MAGSGESVITANTNNPSPTTAVATVNTEEAQKRPNGTHAPQQPPTTTAMTSEKPEFDDFGLPIRRYVLPPPEETDQTTDSQPDPQELVAEPTQDEKEANSTKETKAAEDKNTAGTDAESESDDDFRDAQSEQPATAAASGANSNTPSTPITANLDKDKNLYKPAPASTNKDSEGQNAADEREEEKGVVDQPREVTVERPSAEKRSTAEDEATKEIATSRDQNVALNGKVEETDAAEPQRSAPAVELDGNRPESPAKLVDKADEPEPKAAESSPPIARHKRDNSTASNVVMSEFSHQQLTSDKKEEEDKEDADWQAMPAYAPYDIYDDDNRLVAKEYTAEEEEETYGYGGLGGAGKGYTRVIMDDDAESATSMDDNTQYLFKEVNGTSIGEDDSEARDAVSQMQATKDLLTEGQRIAYVGLTRLEIHNMVKEAESVEHTRSTKKEVNMSAESTKMWGQKMMVRLYSHMDISSAEQIMVEQLSDHGVVPSDLTPILMANARVKNPMAEDEARSSVSLSSPKTLPPPSPALSQDEKAAEAPPPYKTHEVEELPPVKTPAQMVTSDKIDIDLRWTVLCDLFLLLIADSVYDCRSRILLERVGKSLEIEWLDVRKFEKKVTDALEMQQAAEKENWNEDEHMEHRRKQALRKRYMMMGLATVGGGLVIGLSAGLLAPVIGAGLAAGFTTIGVTGTSTFLGGVGGAAIITSSAAASGSVIGVRAANRRTGAVKTFEYRPLHNNKRVHLVVTVAGWMTGKVDDVRLPFSTVDPIMGDLYSVYWEPEMLRSMGDTINILATEALTQGLQQVLASTILTSLMAALSLPVVLTKLAYLIDNPWSVSQDRAWAAGLILADSLIDRNLGTRPVTLVGYSLGSRVIFSCLLELARKGAYGVVQNVYLFGSPLIIKKDEYLRARTVVPGRFVNGYSSNDWILAYLFRLTGGGPRKVAGLTAIEELPWIENFDVTEFVKGHMEYRKAMPRLLRECGWLVESDEFSEIEDPDPENHQERQRELINEIEEARKELEREGQKKKSRFSIFGRGKKTDKEKWEIYEDSTKDGSKPNPRTEDKEGNNHGVLFDVEAIRAELAKEKNTSTQEDPEEFQVKELKSTLPPMKLDLNSSNSSLNPRDNLRETKSAYAVPSRASYETTGSYSYTPERTPTFRSSQTFSPTQRAVSPYHAAPSPLEEEVEMTFDTSFHDPPPAPPAPRPPPKDDPPTRPEMKSAQTVPNMTASNPWADIDDDDDFGKEKEIQMTFA; this is translated from the exons TACAACTACGGCCATGACGAGCGAAAAACCGGAGTTTGACGATTTCGGCCTACCCATCAGACGATACGTGCTACCGCCTCCCGAGGAAACCGATCAGACGACCGATTCCCAACCCGACCCGCAGGAGCTCGTGGCCGAGCCAACACAAGACGAAAAGGAAGCGAACAGCACCAAAGAAACGAAAGCGGCGGAAGACAAGAATACAGCCGGCACTGATGCCGAGTCAGAAAGCGATGATGACTTCAGGGATGCACAGTCCGAACAGCCCGCCACTGCCGCTGCCTCGGGAGCCAACTCGAACACACCCTCAACGCCTATTACTGCAAATCTGGACAAAGACAAAAACCTATacaagccggcgccggcaagtACGAACAAAGATAGCGAGGGCCAGAATGCCGCAgatgagagagaagaagagaagggggtggtggaCCAGCCACGAGAGGTAACTGTCGAGAGGCCCAGTGCAGAGAAACGGTCGACAGCGGAAGATGAGGCAACGAAAGAGATCGCAACGAGCAGAGACCAAAATGTCGCGCTCAACGgaaaggtcgaggagacggatGCAGCAGAGCCACAACGGTCGGCGCCTGCTGTTGAACTGGACGGGAACCGACCAGAATCTCCTGCAAAACTGGTCGATAAGGCAGATGAGCCTGAACCCAAGGCAGCCGAATCTTCTCCTCCAATTGCCCGTCACAAAAGAGATAACAGCACCGCTAGCAATGTGGTCATGTCCGAGTTTTCGCACCAGCAGCTGACATCGGAcaaaaaggaggaagaagacaaggAGGACGCTGACTGGCAGGCGATGCCAGCATATGCTCCCTATGACATTTATGATGACGACAACAGGCTGGTTGCAAAGGAGTACAcggctgaagaagaagaggaaacaTACGGTTACGGTGGACTGGGAGGCGCAGGGAAAGGATATACCCGAGTgatcatggacgacgacgccgaatCAGCAACAAGTATGGACGACAATACCCAGTACCTCTTCAAGGAAGTCAATGGTACGAGCATTGGCGAAGACGATAGCGAGGCACGTGATGCCGTATCTCAGATGCAGGCGACCAAGGACCTGCTCACCGAAGGGCAGAGAATCGCCTACGTGGGACTGACGAGACTGGAGATCCACAACATGGTTAAGGAGGCCGAGAGTGTTGAACACACAAGGTCTACGAAGAAGGAGGTCAACATGTCCGCCGAATCAACCAAGATGTGGGGACAGAAGATGATGGTCCGTCTGTACTCTCACATGGACATCAGCTCCGCAGAGCAGATCATGGTCGAGCAACTGAGCGACCACGGCGTTGTGCCCTCCGACTTGACACCGATATTGATGGCCAATGCACGGGTCAAAAATCCCATGGCTGAGGATGAAGCCCGGAGTTCAGTGTCTCTCTCGTCGCCCAAGactctccctcccccttcacCTGCCCTCTCTcaggacgagaaggccgccgaagCCCCGCCACCATACAAAACTCATGAGGTAGAAGAGTTGCCCCCTGTCAAGACCCCGGCTCAGATGGTCACGTCTGACAAGATTGATATCGACCTGCGGTGGACAGTACTATGCGATCTCTTCTTACTTTTAATTGCCGACTCCGTATATGATTGTCGGTCTAGAATATTGCTGGAGCGAGTCGGCAAGAGTCTCGAGATTGAATGGCTGGATGTTAGAAAATTCGAAAAGAAGGTGACGGATGCGTTGGAAAtgcagcaggccgccgagaaaGAGAACTGGAACGAGGATGAACACATGGAGCATAGGAGGAAACAGGCTCTTAGGAAACGTTATATGATGATGGGCTTGGCCACCGTCGGTGGCGGGCTGGTCATCGGCTTGTCGGCTGGTCTACTTGCTCCTGTCATTGGTGCTGGATTGGCAGCCGGATTCACCACTATTGGAGTAACCGGCACGTCAACTTTCCTGGGAGGGGTCGGCGGGGCTGCTATTATCACATCAAGCGCAGCAGCTTCTGGCAGCGTTATTGGTGTTCGAGCCGCGAACAGACGAACGGGGGCTGTCAAGACCTTCGAGTACCGGCCGTTACACAACAACAAGCGAGTCCATCTTGTGGTGACGGTGGCCGGATGGATGACGGGCAAGGTGGACGACGTTCGCTTGCCTTTCAGCACGGTGGATCCCATCATGGGTGACCTGTACTCGGTTTATTGGGAGCCTGAAATGCTAAGGAGTATGGGTGACACCATCAACATTCTTGCTACGGAG GCTCTCACCCAAGGGCTCCAGCAGGTCTTAGCAAGCACCATCTTGACAAGTTTAATGGCCGCCCTGTCGTTGCCGGTAGTCTTGACGAAGCTGGCGTACTTGATTGACAACCCATGGAGTGTCTCGCAGGACAGAGCTTGGGCTGCGGGTCTGATTCTGGCGGATTCACTAATCGACAGAAACTTGGGTACACGCCCAGTAACCCTTGTTGGATATTCACTCGGATCGCGAGTAATTTTCTCTTGCCTACTGGAGttggcgaggaagggggcATACGGCGTGGTGCAGAACGTCTACCTGTTCGGATCGCCCCTCATCATCAAGAAAGACGAGTACCTGCGAGCACGCACTGTCGTGCCCGGGAGGTTCGTGAACGGATACAGCAGCAACGACTGGATTCTTGCCTACCTCTTCCGGTTAACCGGCGGTGGCCCTCGCAAAGTGGCCGGTTTGACCGCCATTGAAGAGCTGCCGTGGATTGAAAATTTTGACGTGACGGAGTTCGTCAAGGGGCACATGGAGTACCGGAAGGCCATGCCACGTCTCCTCCGGGAATGCGGCTGGCTCGTGGAGAGCGACGAATTTAGCGAAATCGAGGACCCGGACCCGGAGAACCATCAGGAGCGCCAGCGCGAACTTATCAACGAGATTGAGGAGGCCCGTAAGGAGCTCGAAAGGGAagggcagaagaagaagagcagatTCTCTATCTTCGGACGGGGGAAGAAGACCGACAAGGAAAAGTGGGAGATCTATGAAGACTCGACTAAAGACGGAAGCAAGCCGAACCCGAGGACGGAAGACAAGGAGGGCAACAACCACGGTGTCCtgttcgacgtcgaggccatccGAGCCGAGCTGGCAAAGGAGAAGAACACATCGACGCAGGAGGACCCCGAGGAGTTCCAAGTGAAGGAGCTGAAGTCTACGCTTCCGCCGATGAAGCTCGACTTGAATTCGTCAAACTCATCGCTGAACCCGCGGGACAATCTGCGCGAAACAAAGAGCGCATACGCTGTGCCGAGTCGTGCATCGTACGAGACCACAGGCTCGTACTCTTACACGCCGGAGCGGACACCGACGTTCCGCTCGAGCCAGACGTTCTCGCCGACGCAGAGGGCCGTGTCGCCATACCACGCGGCGCCGTCcccgctcgaggaggaggttgagaTGACGTTCGACACCTCTTTCCACgacccgccgccggcgccgccggcgccgcggcctccCCCGAAAGATGATCCTCCCACACGGCCCGAGATGAAGTCGGCGCAGACGGTCCCTAATATGACGGCGTCGAACCCATGGGCAGatatcgacgacgacgatgattttgggaaggagaaggagataCAAATGACTTTTGCATAA